In the genome of Polaribacter atrinae, one region contains:
- the dxs gene encoding 1-deoxy-D-xylulose-5-phosphate synthase has translation MKNLLDNIVNPEDLRKLNQDQLPQLAKELRDFIIDIVATKEGHLGASLGVVELTIALHYLFDTPNDLLVWDVGHQAYGHKILTGRKDIFHTNRQFGGIAGFPTIKESKFDAFGVGHSSTSISAALGMAIASNIKGATEKHHIAVIGDASIASGMAFEALNHAGVSKANLLIILNDNAIGIDPSVGALKEYLTKVKTDKRLAAQNNIIKALNFDYSGPIDGHDLPKVLSELKRLKDVKGPKFLHVITTKGKGLQKAEEDQVTYHAPGKFDKISGERLKIAKSLYTKYQDVFGKTVVELADENKNIVGITPAMLTGGSLKFMMEKHPTRTFDVGIAEQHAVTLAAGMATQGLVPFCNIYSTFLQRAYDQVIHDVALQNLPVIFCLDRAGLVGEDGATHHGVFDLAYLRLIPNLIVFAPRNEIELRNILYTAQLGLKKPIAIRYPRGTGTIIDWKKPFEKIEVGKGVCLQEGNKIAILSIGTIAKNVSEALEFVENLNLFSHYDMRFVKPLDENLLHRIFDKHQTIITIEDGTIKGGFGSAILEFASENNYHHKIKTIGIPDEFIEHGNVLTLQHKLKLDAENLANTFNALT, from the coding sequence ATGAAGAACTTGTTAGACAATATAGTAAACCCAGAAGATTTACGAAAACTAAATCAAGATCAATTACCTCAACTTGCAAAAGAATTAAGAGACTTTATTATTGATATTGTAGCTACCAAAGAAGGGCATTTAGGTGCAAGCTTAGGTGTTGTAGAGTTAACAATAGCATTGCATTATTTGTTTGACACACCAAATGATTTATTGGTTTGGGATGTTGGCCATCAAGCATACGGACATAAAATATTAACAGGCAGAAAAGACATTTTTCATACCAACAGACAATTTGGTGGAATTGCTGGTTTTCCGACTATAAAAGAAAGTAAATTTGATGCATTTGGAGTAGGACACTCCTCTACTTCTATTTCTGCAGCTTTAGGAATGGCAATTGCCTCTAACATAAAAGGAGCAACAGAAAAACACCATATTGCGGTTATTGGAGACGCTTCTATTGCAAGCGGAATGGCTTTTGAAGCCTTAAACCACGCAGGAGTTTCTAAAGCAAATTTATTAATTATTTTAAATGACAACGCTATTGGTATTGATCCTTCCGTTGGTGCTTTAAAAGAGTATCTAACAAAGGTTAAAACCGATAAAAGACTTGCGGCGCAAAACAATATAATAAAAGCTTTAAATTTTGATTATTCGGGTCCTATTGACGGACATGATTTACCGAAGGTTTTATCAGAATTAAAACGTTTAAAAGATGTAAAAGGCCCAAAGTTTTTACATGTAATTACTACAAAAGGAAAAGGTTTACAGAAAGCTGAAGAAGATCAAGTAACCTATCATGCACCTGGTAAATTTGATAAAATTTCTGGTGAGCGATTAAAAATAGCGAAAAGTTTATACACAAAGTATCAAGATGTTTTTGGAAAAACGGTTGTAGAATTAGCCGATGAAAATAAAAATATTGTTGGTATTACACCAGCCATGTTAACAGGTGGTTCTTTAAAGTTTATGATGGAAAAACACCCAACAAGAACTTTTGATGTTGGTATTGCAGAACAACATGCAGTAACCTTAGCGGCAGGTATGGCAACGCAAGGTTTAGTGCCATTTTGTAATATTTATTCTACCTTTTTACAACGTGCATACGATCAAGTAATTCATGATGTTGCTTTGCAAAACTTACCTGTTATTTTTTGTTTAGACAGAGCTGGTTTGGTTGGTGAAGATGGCGCAACACATCATGGAGTTTTCGATTTAGCGTATTTACGTTTAATTCCTAATTTGATTGTTTTTGCACCAAGAAATGAAATTGAATTGCGTAATATTTTATACACTGCTCAATTAGGATTAAAAAAACCAATTGCCATTCGATATCCAAGAGGAACAGGAACTATTATCGATTGGAAAAAACCTTTTGAAAAAATAGAAGTAGGAAAAGGAGTTTGCTTACAAGAAGGAAATAAAATAGCGATTCTATCTATCGGAACAATTGCTAAAAACGTTTCTGAAGCTTTAGAGTTTGTAGAGAATCTAAATCTCTTTTCTCATTACGACATGCGCTTTGTAAAACCTTTAGATGAAAATTTATTACATCGTATTTTTGATAAACATCAAACTATTATTACCATTGAAGATGGCACGATAAAAGGTGGTTTTGGAAGCGCTATTTTAGAATTCGCATCAGAAAATAATTATCACCATAAAATAAAAACGATAGGAATACCTGATGAGTTTATTGAACACGGAAATGTATTAACGCTACAGCATAAACTTAAGTTAGATGCAGAAAATCTTGCAAATACATTTAATGCATTAACATAA
- a CDS encoding FAD-dependent monooxygenase: protein MIENKYDVVIIGGGPAGGQTARNLSQKGYKTLLVERYKSFYDNNFSSAGMTLEPLKEFNLPTKVIGSYWKDITIKCTEKEYDWFGEKPKGVVLDFGKLREFLAEESVFNGGEVLLGHKYVEKRVVGTEVEVDLLEAETSKIKTVKTKLLIDATGPLRKVMYDSKEEQPKMNLGSGTEYLIEVDQKTYNKFKEKLVFFLGHKWALKGYSWVFPMENRILKVGSGRTHLKSKDQENTDKSTKKITEKIIKEYIKPETYTLLDIHGGILRYCEGLNDTYYKNNVIAVGDAISAINPRGGEGIRYAMQSANLACDYIDVYFKTGQENFKEYEKQWKKKKLLKWRLSEVSARRMYNRYSDLQVENRVEFFQKHFSIDVLIDSLFNFNYNKMLSRVFSYLWMKLKYKFNNKEF, encoded by the coding sequence ATGATAGAAAATAAATACGATGTTGTAATTATTGGTGGAGGACCTGCTGGAGGACAAACAGCTAGAAATTTATCTCAAAAAGGATATAAAACACTTTTAGTAGAGCGTTATAAAAGTTTTTATGATAATAATTTTTCTAGTGCAGGTATGACTTTAGAGCCTTTAAAAGAGTTTAATTTACCAACTAAAGTGATTGGTTCTTATTGGAAAGATATTACCATAAAATGTACCGAAAAAGAATATGACTGGTTTGGAGAAAAGCCTAAAGGAGTTGTTTTAGACTTTGGAAAATTGCGCGAGTTTTTAGCAGAAGAATCTGTTTTTAATGGTGGTGAAGTTTTATTAGGTCATAAATATGTAGAGAAAAGAGTTGTAGGTACGGAGGTAGAAGTAGACCTTTTAGAAGCTGAGACTTCTAAAATAAAAACAGTAAAAACGAAACTTCTAATAGATGCAACAGGTCCACTACGTAAAGTAATGTATGATTCTAAGGAAGAACAACCTAAAATGAATTTAGGTAGTGGAACAGAGTATTTAATTGAAGTAGATCAAAAGACGTATAATAAATTTAAAGAGAAATTAGTTTTTTTCTTAGGGCATAAATGGGCTTTGAAGGGGTATTCTTGGGTTTTTCCTATGGAAAATAGAATTTTAAAAGTTGGTTCGGGTAGAACACATTTAAAATCTAAAGATCAAGAAAATACAGATAAATCAACCAAAAAAATTACAGAAAAAATTATTAAAGAGTATATCAAACCAGAAACTTACACATTATTAGATATTCATGGTGGTATTTTAAGATACTGTGAAGGCTTAAACGATACTTATTATAAAAACAATGTAATTGCTGTTGGTGATGCAATTTCCGCGATTAACCCCAGAGGAGGTGAAGGTATAAGGTATGCAATGCAAAGTGCCAATTTAGCATGCGATTATATAGATGTTTATTTTAAAACAGGACAAGAAAATTTTAAAGAGTACGAGAAGCAATGGAAAAAGAAGAAACTTCTAAAATGGCGATTAAGTGAAGTTTCTGCTAGAAGAATGTACAATAGATATTCTGATTTACAGGTAGAGAATAGAGTAGAGTTTTTTCAGAAACATTTTTCAATAGATGTTCTTATTGATAGCTTATTTAACTTTAATTATAATAAAATGCTCTCTAGAGTTTTTAGTTATTTATGGATGAAATTAAAATATAAATTTAATAACAAGGAGTTTTAA
- a CDS encoding family 43 glycosylhydrolase — MKNLLFLFTLVLLFSCHNEKNQNEAQASDTKKIAEIKKRLETYINPLDIDYTYMVYNSTQNKSYRSGADPAVIEFKGEYYMFVTRSFGYWHSTDLINWNFIKPEQWFFEGSNAPTAFNYKDSLVYFAGNPAGYGSILYTDDPKGGKWTPSASISTDIQDSELFIDDDGETYLYWGSSNVNPLKVKKLNKDDRFLETGVRKELFNLNEEKHGWERFGENNFHPTLKEGYMEGASMTKHNGKYYLQYAAPGTQFNVYADGVYIGDTPLGPFTYMKNNPMSFKPGGFTNGAGHGITVKQTNGQYWHFATMALASNSQWERRLCMFPTYFDDDGLMYSNTAYGDYPRFGANHPTKAGHHNGWMLLSYKGDVTVSSSLMQIKKFTSDDDAVEVTELPLEKNTDGQIISKVLTDENPKTFWVADANDDTQWITINMLKPGNINAFQLNFHDHESGIYTRTEGLKHQFTIDVSEDGVNWQTIVNRSTCEKDSPNAYIVLEAPVKAKYVRYNNVKVPGANFAMSEFRVFGLGLEDAPKGVTGFKVNREKDRRDVSFSWDAVEGAQGYNIRWGIAEDKLYQSWQVYDTNEHFMRSLDKDTPYYFTIEAFSENGISVKSDILFTE; from the coding sequence ATGAAAAATTTACTTTTTTTATTCACTTTAGTATTACTTTTTTCTTGTCATAATGAAAAAAATCAGAATGAAGCACAAGCTTCTGATACCAAGAAAATAGCAGAAATAAAAAAAAGACTTGAAACCTATATCAACCCATTAGATATTGATTACACCTATATGGTGTATAATTCAACTCAAAATAAATCGTACCGTTCAGGTGCAGATCCAGCGGTTATAGAGTTTAAAGGTGAGTATTACATGTTTGTAACGCGTTCTTTTGGCTATTGGCATTCTACAGATTTAATAAACTGGAATTTTATTAAACCAGAACAATGGTTTTTTGAAGGTAGTAACGCACCTACAGCTTTTAATTACAAGGATTCATTGGTGTATTTTGCTGGTAATCCTGCCGGTTACGGAAGTATTCTTTACACAGATGATCCGAAAGGAGGAAAATGGACACCAAGTGCCTCTATATCTACGGACATTCAAGATTCGGAATTATTTATAGATGATGATGGAGAAACCTATTTGTATTGGGGCTCTTCTAACGTGAATCCGCTAAAGGTAAAAAAGTTAAATAAAGACGATCGTTTTTTAGAAACAGGCGTTCGTAAAGAGTTGTTTAACCTCAACGAAGAAAAACATGGATGGGAACGTTTTGGAGAAAATAACTTTCACCCAACTTTAAAGGAAGGCTACATGGAAGGTGCTTCTATGACCAAACACAACGGAAAATATTATTTACAATATGCAGCTCCTGGCACACAATTTAATGTCTATGCAGATGGAGTTTATATTGGAGACACTCCATTAGGTCCTTTTACATACATGAAAAACAACCCAATGAGTTTTAAACCAGGCGGATTTACAAATGGTGCAGGACACGGAATAACGGTGAAGCAAACCAATGGACAATATTGGCACTTTGCAACAATGGCACTTGCTTCTAATTCACAATGGGAACGTCGTTTATGTATGTTTCCTACTTATTTTGATGACGACGGATTAATGTATAGCAACACAGCGTATGGTGATTATCCGCGTTTTGGAGCGAACCATCCTACAAAGGCAGGACATCATAATGGTTGGATGTTATTGTCTTATAAAGGAGATGTTACTGTCTCTTCTTCATTAATGCAGATTAAGAAATTTACATCTGATGATGATGCTGTAGAAGTAACAGAATTACCTTTAGAAAAAAATACTGATGGTCAAATAATCTCTAAAGTATTAACAGACGAGAACCCTAAAACATTTTGGGTAGCAGATGCAAATGATGATACCCAATGGATAACTATTAATATGCTAAAACCAGGAAACATCAATGCTTTTCAATTGAATTTCCATGACCATGAATCAGGAATTTACACACGTACCGAAGGATTAAAACATCAATTTACTATTGATGTATCTGAAGATGGCGTTAACTGGCAAACTATTGTAAATAGAAGCACGTGTGAAAAGGATTCACCCAATGCATACATTGTATTAGAAGCCCCTGTAAAGGCAAAGTATGTGCGTTATAACAATGTAAAAGTGCCTGGAGCAAACTTTGCAATGTCAGAATTTAGAGTCTTTGGATTAGGACTTGAGGATGCCCCAAAAGGCGTTACAGGGTTCAAAGTAAATAGAGAAAAAGATCGTAGAGATGTATCTTTTTCTTGGGATGCTGTAGAAGGTGCTCAGGGGTACAATATCCGTTGGGGAATTGCAGAAGATAAGTTATATCAGTCATGGCAAGTCTACGATACTAATGAACATTTTATGCGTTCTTTAGATAAAGATACACCGTATTATTTTACCATAGAAGCATTTAGCGAAAACGGAATTTCTGTAAAAAGTGATATTCTTTTCACTGAATAA
- a CDS encoding nucleoside deaminase, translated as MIQPFDDTYFMKKALQEAESAFDKGEVPVGAIIVFKDQIIARAHNLTETLTDVTAHAEMQAFTAAADFLGGKYLKDCILYVTLEPCQMCAGASYWAQIGKIVYGATEPDRGFVNLNTTLHPKTKVVGGILENECSLLLKRFFVEKRNLN; from the coding sequence ATGATACAGCCTTTTGACGACACCTATTTTATGAAAAAAGCCTTACAAGAGGCAGAATCTGCTTTTGATAAAGGCGAAGTACCAGTTGGTGCCATTATTGTTTTTAAAGATCAAATTATTGCAAGAGCGCATAATTTAACCGAAACATTAACCGATGTTACTGCACATGCAGAGATGCAAGCGTTTACAGCTGCTGCAGATTTTTTAGGAGGAAAATATCTAAAAGATTGCATCCTATATGTAACCTTAGAGCCTTGCCAAATGTGTGCAGGTGCAAGTTATTGGGCGCAAATTGGTAAAATTGTTTACGGAGCAACAGAACCAGACAGAGGTTTTGTAAATTTAAATACTACGTTACACCCAAAGACAAAAGTTGTTGGTGGTATTTTAGAAAATGAATGTTCTTTACTTTTAAAACGTTTTTTTGTTGAAAAAAGAAATTTGAATTAA
- a CDS encoding S9 family peptidase — MKKFLLVFLSFFVVATISAQETPTPNYRAAAKYSPTNLAKMVHSTSVSPHWLKKGNRFWYAYKTSEGANYYLVDADKKSKKSLFDNVKMAKWLTEITKDPYDAKHLPRLDIKFNEAEDAIRFRVTSTEEVEVIDDKKEVKKDSTSSKKGKSKKPKKEKKVYHLEYKLGGNGLTIIDTIKKEKEDWKKWANIAPDSSIVLYSKNYNLYWMDKMNFKKFIKDEKDSTVVENQWTKDGEENYAYGRGSRGDNVDKEKNKDKRNGVGGVWSHDSKKFVFQKSDSRHIKDLWVINSTGKKRPTLETYKYHMPGEQEYYKSELLIFDIPTKTHVKVPLDTIKQQSISVFRAPRKQSSRDDEFRPSLLLSKKGKVYFSVISRDRKKYDINVADINTGEYKTLIEERFNTYIESRPLILLNDEKEMLHWAERDGWAHFYLYDTDGNLKNQVTEGDYHVASFEGLDEKNRTLYFSANGVNKEQDPYYAHSYKISLNGTGLKTLNPGDFTSSTSMSDSNKYFVSNFSRVNTIPKSELRNANGRKVMDLETADLSQLFASGYKFPETFKVKADDGITDIYGVMYKPFDMDSTKVYPLLEYVYPGPQTEAVNKSFSYSMDRVDRMAQVGFIVITLGNRGGHPDRSKWYHNYGYGNLRDYGLADKKYVAQQLANKHKFIDIEKVGIYGHSGGGFMSTAAMLVYPDFFKAAVSSAGNHDNNVYNSWWSETHHGVKEEIDEKGKISHVYKIDDNQSLAKNLKGHLMLIHGDMDNNVNPAGTIRMANELIKANKRFKYMIMPGQRHGFGNMTEYSFWLRADHFSKYLLGKEATDADIKFMNLDKPMNK; from the coding sequence ATGAAAAAATTTTTACTCGTATTCTTGTCCTTTTTTGTTGTGGCAACAATTTCTGCACAAGAAACTCCAACTCCCAATTACAGAGCTGCTGCTAAGTACTCGCCAACAAATTTGGCAAAAATGGTACACTCTACATCTGTAAGTCCACATTGGTTAAAAAAAGGAAATCGTTTTTGGTATGCTTATAAAACATCCGAAGGTGCTAACTATTACTTAGTGGATGCAGATAAAAAATCTAAAAAATCACTTTTCGACAATGTAAAGATGGCAAAGTGGTTAACAGAAATCACTAAAGATCCATACGATGCAAAACATTTACCTCGTTTGGATATTAAATTTAACGAAGCAGAAGATGCTATTCGTTTTAGAGTAACATCAACAGAAGAAGTTGAAGTTATTGATGATAAAAAAGAAGTGAAAAAAGATTCTACTTCATCAAAAAAAGGAAAAAGCAAGAAACCTAAAAAGGAGAAAAAAGTTTACCATTTAGAATATAAATTAGGTGGAAATGGCTTGACAATTATTGATACCATTAAGAAAGAAAAAGAAGACTGGAAAAAATGGGCAAACATTGCACCAGATAGTTCTATTGTTTTGTATTCTAAAAACTATAACTTGTACTGGATGGATAAAATGAACTTTAAGAAGTTTATTAAAGATGAAAAAGATAGTACCGTTGTAGAAAACCAATGGACTAAAGATGGTGAAGAAAATTATGCTTACGGACGTGGTTCTAGAGGAGATAATGTTGATAAAGAAAAAAATAAAGACAAAAGAAATGGTGTTGGTGGCGTTTGGTCTCACGATTCTAAAAAGTTTGTTTTTCAAAAATCAGACTCTAGACACATTAAAGATTTATGGGTAATTAATTCTACTGGTAAAAAAAGACCAACGTTAGAAACCTATAAATACCACATGCCAGGAGAACAAGAATATTACAAATCTGAGTTATTAATTTTTGATATTCCTACTAAAACACATGTAAAAGTACCTTTAGATACCATTAAACAACAAAGTATTTCTGTTTTTAGAGCTCCAAGAAAACAATCTAGTAGAGATGATGAGTTTAGACCTTCTTTACTTTTATCTAAAAAAGGGAAAGTATATTTCAGTGTAATCTCTAGAGATCGTAAAAAATACGATATTAATGTTGCTGATATTAATACAGGGGAGTATAAAACCTTAATTGAAGAGCGTTTTAACACCTATATTGAATCTCGTCCGTTAATTTTATTAAATGATGAAAAAGAAATGTTGCATTGGGCAGAACGTGATGGTTGGGCACATTTTTACTTATATGATACAGATGGAAACTTAAAAAATCAGGTTACAGAAGGTGATTACCATGTAGCTAGTTTTGAAGGATTAGATGAAAAAAATAGGACTTTGTATTTTTCTGCAAACGGAGTTAATAAAGAACAAGATCCTTACTATGCACATTCTTATAAAATTAGTTTGAATGGAACAGGATTGAAAACTTTAAATCCTGGAGATTTTACATCGAGCACAAGTATGTCTGATTCTAATAAGTATTTTGTAAGCAACTTTTCTAGAGTAAACACCATACCAAAATCGGAGCTTAGAAATGCAAACGGACGTAAAGTAATGGATTTAGAAACGGCAGATTTATCGCAACTGTTTGCATCTGGTTACAAGTTTCCAGAAACCTTTAAAGTAAAGGCAGATGATGGTATTACCGATATTTACGGCGTAATGTATAAACCATTTGATATGGATTCTACTAAGGTTTATCCGTTATTAGAATATGTTTATCCTGGTCCGCAGACAGAAGCGGTAAACAAATCTTTTTCTTATTCTATGGATCGTGTAGATAGAATGGCGCAGGTTGGTTTTATAGTAATTACCTTAGGAAACAGAGGTGGGCATCCAGACAGATCTAAATGGTACCATAATTATGGGTATGGTAATTTACGTGATTATGGTTTGGCTGATAAAAAGTATGTAGCACAACAATTGGCAAACAAACATAAATTTATCGACATTGAAAAAGTAGGGATTTATGGTCATTCTGGTGGAGGATTTATGTCTACAGCAGCTATGTTAGTATATCCAGATTTCTTTAAAGCAGCAGTTTCATCTGCAGGAAATCATGATAATAATGTGTACAATTCTTGGTGGAGTGAAACACATCATGGTGTAAAGGAAGAAATTGATGAGAAAGGAAAAATTTCTCACGTATATAAAATCGATGACAATCAATCTTTAGCAAAAAACCTAAAAGGACATTTAATGTTGATTCATGGAGATATGGATAATAACGTAAATCCTGCAGGAACGATTAGAATGGCAAACGAATTAATTAAAGCAAATAAACGTTTTAAATATATGATTATGCCAGGACAAAGACATGGTTTTGGAAATATGACAGAATATTCTTTTTGGTTAAGAGCAGATCATTTTAGTAAGTATTTGTTAGGTAAAGAAGCTACTGATGCAGATATTAAGTTTATGAATTTAGACAAACCAATGAATAAGTAA
- the bglX gene encoding beta-glucosidase BglX, translating to MTKQSILKITGLLIIVTLFSSCNSNNNTGTSSKTAVDNPFESKIDSILELMTLDEKIGQLNLPTSGDITTGTAKGTDVGERIKEGKVGGLFNIKTAEKIYEVQKIAVEQSRLGIPLIFGMDVIHGYKTTFPIPLGLSSSWDMEMIEKTARVAATEASADGINWTFSPMVDISRDPRWGRVSEGNGEDPYLGSKIAVAMVNGYQSDDLSANNTLMACVKHFALYGASEAGRDYNTVDMSRIRMYNEYLAPYKAAVDAGVGSVMASFNEVDGIPATGNKWLLTDLLRDDWGFNGFVVTDYTGIYEMIAHGVGDKYAVSEQALKAGVDMDMAGDSPSVPAAFIKTLKESYENGKVTMDEIDTAVKRMLTAKYQLGLFENPYKYCDLDRAKTEIFTPENKAFARKVSAESMVLLKNENQLLPLKKSGTIALIGPLAKATNNMAGTWSVATDQEESNSVFDGLKEVIGDKANMLYAKGSNIDYDLELEQRATMFGKGIPRDGRTDKQLLDEALKIAAKSDVIVATIGESAEFSGESSSRTDLGIPQVQKDLLNALLKTGKPVVLVLFTGRPLVLVEENENVPAILNAWFPGSEAGLAISDVLFGDVNPSGKLTATFPRNVGQIPLFYNHKNTGRPLGNTEGKFEKFKSNYIDVRNEPLYPFGYGLSYTTFDYGNLKLDKPTINMDDEINVSVDVTNSGDYDGKEVVQLYIRDLVGSVTRPVKELKGFQKVLIKKGETQTITFKISVEDLKFYNSELDFVAEHGQFQIFVGTNSDTKMMKEFELTK from the coding sequence ATGACAAAACAATCAATTCTAAAAATAACAGGTCTTCTAATTATAGTAACCCTATTTTCGAGCTGTAATTCTAATAACAATACAGGTACAAGTTCTAAAACAGCAGTAGACAATCCATTCGAGTCAAAAATAGATTCAATTCTAGAACTGATGACCCTAGATGAAAAAATAGGGCAGCTTAATTTACCAACTTCTGGAGATATCACCACAGGAACAGCCAAAGGAACTGATGTGGGAGAACGTATAAAAGAAGGTAAAGTTGGTGGGTTATTTAATATTAAAACAGCTGAAAAAATTTATGAAGTTCAAAAAATTGCTGTAGAACAAAGTAGATTAGGAATTCCTCTAATTTTTGGTATGGACGTGATTCATGGTTATAAAACAACGTTTCCAATCCCTTTAGGTCTTTCTAGTTCTTGGGATATGGAAATGATAGAAAAAACTGCCAGAGTAGCAGCTACTGAAGCTAGTGCAGATGGAATAAACTGGACGTTCTCTCCTATGGTTGATATTTCTAGAGATCCACGTTGGGGACGCGTTTCTGAAGGAAATGGAGAAGATCCATATCTAGGAAGTAAAATTGCTGTAGCCATGGTAAATGGGTATCAATCTGATGATTTATCAGCAAATAACACCTTAATGGCTTGTGTAAAACACTTCGCACTTTATGGTGCCTCAGAAGCAGGTAGAGATTACAATACGGTAGATATGAGCCGCATTAGAATGTATAATGAGTACTTAGCTCCTTACAAAGCAGCGGTAGATGCAGGAGTGGGTTCTGTAATGGCTTCATTTAACGAAGTAGACGGAATTCCTGCTACAGGAAATAAGTGGTTACTTACAGATTTATTAAGAGACGATTGGGGGTTTAACGGTTTTGTTGTTACTGATTATACAGGTATTTACGAAATGATAGCACATGGTGTTGGAGATAAATATGCGGTTTCAGAACAAGCATTAAAAGCAGGTGTAGATATGGATATGGCAGGAGATTCCCCTTCAGTTCCAGCTGCTTTTATAAAAACTTTAAAAGAGTCTTATGAAAATGGTAAGGTTACTATGGATGAAATTGATACGGCTGTAAAACGTATGTTAACAGCTAAATATCAATTAGGCTTATTTGAAAATCCATATAAATATTGCGACCTTGATAGAGCTAAAACAGAAATTTTTACCCCAGAAAACAAAGCGTTTGCTCGTAAAGTTTCTGCAGAATCTATGGTATTGCTTAAAAATGAAAATCAATTACTTCCACTTAAAAAATCTGGAACCATTGCTTTAATTGGGCCCTTAGCAAAAGCAACGAATAACATGGCTGGAACCTGGAGTGTAGCTACAGATCAAGAAGAATCGAACTCTGTTTTTGACGGTTTAAAAGAAGTTATTGGAGATAAAGCAAACATGTTATATGCCAAAGGAAGTAACATCGATTACGATTTAGAATTAGAACAACGTGCTACAATGTTTGGCAAAGGGATTCCTAGAGATGGACGTACCGACAAACAATTATTAGATGAAGCTCTTAAAATTGCAGCGAAGTCAGATGTTATTGTTGCCACTATTGGTGAATCTGCAGAATTTAGTGGAGAAAGCAGTAGTAGAACTGATTTAGGGATACCACAAGTTCAAAAAGATTTATTAAATGCTTTGTTAAAAACAGGTAAACCTGTTGTTTTAGTATTATTTACCGGAAGACCTTTAGTTTTGGTTGAAGAGAATGAAAATGTACCAGCAATACTTAATGCATGGTTTCCAGGTAGTGAAGCTGGTTTAGCAATTTCTGATGTGTTATTCGGAGATGTAAATCCTTCAGGAAAATTAACAGCTACCTTTCCAAGAAATGTAGGTCAAATTCCATTATTTTACAATCATAAAAACACAGGAAGACCTCTTGGAAATACAGAAGGGAAATTTGAGAAATTTAAAAGTAATTATATAGATGTTCGTAATGAGCCTTTATACCCTTTTGGATATGGATTAAGCTACACTACGTTTGATTATGGTAACCTAAAATTAGATAAACCTACTATAAATATGGATGACGAAATTAATGTTTCTGTGGATGTGACTAATTCTGGTGATTACGACGGAAAAGAAGTTGTGCAATTGTACATAAGAGATCTTGTAGGTTCTGTAACACGACCTGTAAAAGAGTTAAAAGGTTTCCAAAAAGTATTGATTAAGAAAGGAGAAACTCAAACTATAACCTTCAAAATTTCTGTTGAAGATTTAAAATTCTATAATTCAGAATTAGATTTTGTAGCAGAACATGGACAGTTTCAAATATTTGTAGGAACAAATTCAGACACCAAAATGATGAAAGAATTTGAATTGACTAAATAA